The Streptomyces sp. CC0208 genome window below encodes:
- a CDS encoding LysR family transcriptional regulator, producing the protein MDERQLRILRELGELGSVTAVAEALLVTPSAISQQLRLLQRSVRVPLTERDGRRLVLTEAGQALAAAAIEVETALARARHTVEEFVDRPGGEVSVAAFHSAGAAFFPLLLRALADPGAPVPRLADEDVPQEDFPRLTREYDIVLAHRLDHAPAWPPTVTATTLLREPLDVAMPADHPLAARRRVTPADVADEPWITVHDGFPVMATIEAIAAAAGRRLHLAHRINEFAVAAEAVAAGGGLALMPRWTMRRHPALVLRPLSGVQARRHIDALYRPERTARRAVRSVLTELRSAALLIRGESTP; encoded by the coding sequence GTGGACGAACGACAGCTGCGGATCCTGCGGGAACTCGGCGAACTGGGCAGCGTCACCGCGGTCGCCGAGGCGCTGCTGGTGACCCCGTCGGCGATCTCGCAGCAGCTCAGGCTGTTGCAGCGTTCGGTCAGGGTGCCGCTGACCGAACGCGACGGCAGAAGGCTGGTGCTCACGGAGGCCGGTCAGGCGCTGGCGGCCGCGGCCATCGAGGTGGAGACGGCGCTGGCTCGCGCGCGGCACACGGTCGAGGAGTTCGTGGACCGGCCCGGCGGCGAGGTCTCGGTGGCGGCCTTCCACAGCGCGGGTGCGGCCTTCTTCCCCCTGCTGCTGCGCGCCCTCGCCGATCCCGGCGCCCCCGTGCCCAGGCTGGCCGACGAGGACGTGCCGCAGGAGGACTTCCCGCGCCTGACCCGCGAGTACGACATCGTCCTGGCCCACCGCCTCGACCACGCCCCCGCCTGGCCGCCCACGGTGACGGCCACCACGCTCCTGCGGGAACCCCTGGACGTGGCCATGCCCGCCGACCACCCGCTGGCGGCCAGGCGCCGGGTGACCCCGGCAGACGTGGCCGACGAACCCTGGATCACCGTCCACGACGGCTTCCCGGTCATGGCCACCATCGAGGCCATCGCGGCGGCAGCGGGGCGCCGCCTCCACCTGGCCCATCGCATCAACGAGTTCGCCGTGGCGGCAGAGGCGGTGGCGGCGGGCGGCGGCCTGGCGTTGATGCCCCGCTGGACGATGCGCCGGCATCCGGCACTGGTGTTGAGACCCTTGAGCGGCGTCCAGGCGAGACGTCACATCGACGCGCTGTACCGCCCGGAGAGGACGGCGAGGAGGGCGGTGCGCTCGGTTCTCACGGAGCTGAGGTCGGCCGCCCTGCTGATTCGGGGGGAGTCGACTCCCTAG
- a CDS encoding aminoglycoside phosphotransferase family protein, with translation MDETRARDVLEAAGLPAGSAQLLALGENAVFAAGDLVVKVGRDAELLDRARRELDIAGWLAEAGVPAVRAAEPKARLVEGHPVTLWHRLPDAVRPAEARDLAEVLRVVHALPAPPFELPPRELLGGVERWLRLAGDAVDPADAAYLRERRDGFAAAATAVTPHLEPGPIHGDALPRNVHVGPGGPVLVDLETFSSDLREHDLVVMVLSRDRYGLPAAAYDSFTTAYGWDVREWEGCAVLRGARETASCAWVAQHAPSNPRALAEFERRVASLRDGDETVRWYSF, from the coding sequence ATGGACGAGACACGGGCGCGGGACGTACTGGAGGCGGCGGGGCTGCCGGCGGGGTCCGCGCAGCTGCTCGCCCTCGGGGAGAACGCCGTGTTCGCCGCCGGTGACCTGGTCGTCAAGGTGGGACGCGACGCCGAGCTCCTCGACCGGGCACGCCGGGAACTGGACATCGCCGGGTGGCTCGCGGAGGCGGGGGTGCCGGCGGTGCGGGCGGCCGAGCCGAAGGCGCGGTTGGTGGAGGGCCACCCGGTGACGTTGTGGCACCGGCTTCCCGACGCCGTACGGCCCGCCGAGGCGCGGGATTTGGCCGAAGTCCTACGTGTGGTGCACGCGCTGCCGGCCCCGCCTTTCGAGTTGCCTCCCCGTGAGCTGCTGGGGGGTGTCGAGCGGTGGCTGCGGCTTGCGGGCGATGCGGTCGACCCCGCTGACGCGGCGTACCTCCGTGAGCGGCGGGACGGTTTCGCGGCGGCCGCGACTGCGGTGACACCTCATCTGGAGCCGGGGCCGATCCACGGTGACGCGCTTCCCCGCAATGTCCATGTGGGGCCGGGCGGGCCGGTTCTCGTCGATCTGGAGACGTTCTCCTCGGATCTGCGGGAGCACGATCTGGTGGTCATGGTGTTGTCCCGGGACCGGTACGGGTTGCCTGCGGCGGCCTATGACTCCTTCACCACCGCTTACGGGTGGGACGTGCGGGAGTGGGAGGGCTGCGCGGTGCTTCGGGGAGCCCGGGAGACGGCCAGTTGTGCGTGGGTGGCTCAGCACGCACCGTCGAATCCCAGGGCTCTTGCCGAGTTCGAGAGGCGGGTCGCGTCCTTGCGGGACGGCGACGAGACGGTGCGGTGGTATTCGTTCTGA
- a CDS encoding sugar ABC transporter permease, with amino-acid sequence MTLVTATERPARGAPRAEGDRRPSGQGAWFLVLPALIPILVLSVGPLLYGILLAFTDAQSGRTRATQWIGGLNFQDLLHDTLFWESFRIGLVWAVGVTVPQFLLALGLALLLDQDLKLRWLARALAIIPWAMPEVVVGVMWRLVYNPDAGVLNETLRTLGLGDGRDWLSGLSTALPAVIVVGVWAGMPQTTVTLLAGLQNTPRELHEAAAMDGAGAWRRFRTVTWPALRPVALAITALNFIWNFNSFALVYVLTSGGPGGRTRLPMLFAYEEAFRYGQFGYAAAMGLVMVAAVSVLLALFLTGRLKGGDQT; translated from the coding sequence GTGACCTTGGTGACCGCGACGGAGCGGCCGGCGCGCGGCGCTCCGCGGGCCGAGGGCGACCGGCGCCCTTCCGGTCAGGGGGCCTGGTTCCTGGTGCTGCCCGCGCTGATCCCGATCCTGGTGCTGAGTGTGGGGCCCCTGCTGTACGGGATTTTGCTGGCCTTCACCGACGCCCAGTCGGGCCGGACCCGGGCCACCCAGTGGATCGGCGGCCTCAACTTCCAGGACCTGCTGCACGACACGCTGTTCTGGGAGTCGTTCCGGATCGGTCTGGTGTGGGCGGTCGGCGTGACCGTGCCGCAGTTCCTGCTGGCGCTCGGCCTCGCCCTGCTGCTCGACCAGGACCTCAAGCTTCGCTGGCTCGCCCGCGCCCTCGCGATCATCCCCTGGGCCATGCCCGAGGTCGTCGTCGGTGTCATGTGGCGCCTCGTCTACAACCCGGACGCCGGCGTGCTCAACGAGACCCTGCGCACCCTCGGTCTCGGCGACGGCCGTGACTGGCTCAGTGGTCTGTCCACCGCTCTGCCCGCCGTGATCGTCGTCGGCGTCTGGGCAGGGATGCCTCAGACGACGGTCACCCTGCTCGCCGGCCTCCAGAACACCCCGCGCGAACTCCACGAAGCGGCCGCGATGGACGGCGCGGGCGCCTGGCGACGATTCCGCACGGTCACCTGGCCCGCCCTCAGACCGGTCGCCCTCGCGATCACCGCGCTCAACTTCATCTGGAACTTCAACTCGTTCGCGCTGGTCTACGTGCTGACCAGCGGGGGACCCGGCGGCCGCACCCGCCTCCCCATGCTCTTCGCCTACGAGGAAGCCTTCCGCTACGGCCAGTTCGGGTACGCGGCCGCGATGGGTCTCGTGATGGTCGCGGCCGTCTCCGTCCTCCTGGCCCTCTTCCTCACGGGCCGCCTCAAGGGGGGTGACCAGACATGA
- a CDS encoding carbohydrate ABC transporter permease has translation MRTSTSGRVGQYAALLAYLVFLAFPFLWLVSTAFKSPRELGSLHPTWIPRDPTLDNFRQAFDEQPLLRAAGNSLLAALAAAVIAVLIATPLAYVMARHRTRLAKAATGWVVVSQAFPLVLVIIPLFLVLKNLRLINSLVGLVMVYVVWALPFALWMLVGYVRAVPAELEEAAAVDGAGRLRTLVSVTAPLLAPGIVATALFAFITAWNEFFFALVLLKTADKQTLPVVLTHFIGAEGVADLGPLAAAAFLATLPSLVIFAIIQRRITGGMLTGAVKS, from the coding sequence ATGAGGACCAGCACCTCCGGCCGCGTCGGCCAGTACGCCGCCCTCCTCGCCTATCTCGTCTTCCTCGCCTTCCCCTTCCTCTGGCTGGTCTCCACCGCCTTCAAGTCCCCCCGGGAACTGGGCAGTCTGCACCCCACCTGGATCCCCCGGGATCCCACGCTCGACAACTTCCGGCAGGCCTTCGACGAACAGCCCCTGCTGCGCGCCGCCGGAAACTCCCTGCTCGCCGCGCTCGCCGCCGCCGTGATCGCCGTACTGATCGCGACCCCGCTGGCCTACGTCATGGCCCGCCACCGCACCCGGCTCGCGAAGGCCGCGACGGGCTGGGTGGTGGTCAGCCAGGCGTTCCCGCTCGTGCTGGTGATCATCCCGCTGTTCCTGGTGCTGAAGAACCTGCGGCTGATCAACTCCCTGGTGGGTCTGGTCATGGTGTACGTCGTGTGGGCGCTGCCGTTCGCGCTGTGGATGCTCGTCGGATACGTCCGTGCCGTGCCGGCCGAACTGGAGGAGGCGGCGGCCGTCGACGGGGCCGGGCGCCTCAGGACCCTGGTGTCGGTGACGGCGCCGCTGCTCGCGCCCGGGATCGTGGCGACGGCTCTGTTCGCGTTCATCACCGCGTGGAACGAGTTCTTCTTCGCGCTCGTGCTGCTGAAGACCGCGGACAAACAGACCCTGCCGGTCGTCCTCACCCACTTCATCGGTGCGGAGGGCGTAGCCGACCTCGGTCCGCTGGCGGCGGCCGCCTTCCTCGCCACGCTGCCCTCGCTGGTCATCTTCGCGATCATCCAACGCCGTATCACGGGGGGCATGTTGACCGGGGCGGTGAAGAGCTGA